ACTGTTACGATGCGAGCACCTGACCTGCTGACTCGGATTATTTCACCAAGAGCGCGCCGGGGATCGAGGAGGTGCTGAAAAGTGCGATCGGCTCGAGTGCCATCGAACGTCTCGTCGCGGAACGGAAGTTCCGCGGCTTCGCAGACAGACGCTGGAATCTGGCTTCGCCCATGGCAGACCTTCGCCATCGTCAGGGACCTGTCTATGCCTATGACAGTGCAGTTCGCGCTCGACGCGATAGCGAACGCATCGTCACCGGCTCCAGCGCCCACATCGAGGTAGTGTCCGCCGTGGCGAGGTTCTAGCAACTCCAGACAGCGTCGCTTGTAAGTGGCGTAAAATGGCTCGGCCGCGAGCTTGTCAGGCACGGCGACCCACTCGGTGGGATCTTCTTGCTTGTCCACAGCCGTGAAGCCATGCTCGGGCTTTACTGTCATACAAAAGACAAACCGTTCACAACCAGAGATGTCGGTAGCGCACTGGTCTGACCAGAATGACCAGAATTCGGCTACAGCGCGATCCACTACCCGATAGAGACC
The nucleotide sequence above comes from Candidatus Binataceae bacterium. Encoded proteins:
- a CDS encoding methyltransferase domain-containing protein, coding for MDKQEDPTEWVAVPDKLAAEPFYATYKRRCLELLEPRHGGHYLDVGAGAGDDAFAIASSANCTVIGIDRSLTMAKVCHGRSQIPASVCEAAELPFRDETFDGTRADRTFQHLLDPRRALGEIIRVSRSGARIVTVDPDYDTQVMEFSDQVLAPRILRYRADHQLRNGTISHQTPGMFHDAGLASVGVESLTLSVRDPAAVDSVMGLRTWPRMAARHQYIAPDEADRWEQLFDETVRDEKFFYAVTFFITVGVKP